A part of Leptospira yasudae genomic DNA contains:
- a CDS encoding DUF445 domain-containing protein, translating to MEFLTENKELIGILMMPVTYGFVGWFTNVVALKMTFYPLEFVGIPPYLGWQGIVPKKSQKLALKSVNIMTERLIKVEDFFSKVDPDQLEKEFQPVLDRLVPEATREIVHHINPSLRSKLEGDEEARIISGVQKKSEHTVKNIMIQVKENVSSVFNFRSLVLRKLTGPNVKRIVDIFQEVGSKEFKFIEQCGWYLGGAMGILQALAWNLFPYWWTLPIQGVVVGYITNWVALTMIFRPLYEKKMGPIRYQGLFLKRQEDVSKKYSNVFATQVLTARNVLEEILYKRAARSLVETIQTETEEAAKRLHLGGGLDSETSNENSEFETTKKEVITKVSETLANSSNKLETYMGRAMSIENNMFKRMKDLPPEEFEPILRSAFQEDEYVLILIGSVLGAVVGLIQGLYMLYIS from the coding sequence ATGGAATTTTTAACTGAAAACAAGGAATTGATCGGAATTCTCATGATGCCCGTTACTTACGGGTTTGTCGGTTGGTTTACCAACGTGGTCGCATTGAAGATGACCTTTTACCCGTTGGAGTTTGTAGGAATTCCTCCGTATTTGGGCTGGCAGGGAATCGTTCCTAAAAAGTCCCAAAAACTCGCCTTAAAATCGGTCAATATCATGACCGAACGTTTGATCAAGGTCGAGGATTTCTTTTCCAAGGTCGATCCGGATCAGTTGGAAAAGGAATTTCAGCCCGTTCTCGACAGGCTCGTTCCCGAAGCAACCCGCGAAATCGTCCATCATATCAATCCTTCTTTGCGTTCCAAATTGGAAGGGGATGAAGAAGCGAGAATCATCTCCGGCGTTCAGAAAAAGAGCGAACATACGGTTAAGAATATTATGATACAGGTAAAGGAGAACGTCTCGAGCGTATTCAACTTCCGCTCCCTGGTTCTCCGGAAACTGACCGGACCGAACGTAAAACGAATCGTGGATATTTTTCAGGAAGTCGGTTCGAAAGAATTCAAATTCATCGAACAATGCGGCTGGTATCTCGGAGGTGCGATGGGAATTCTCCAGGCGCTCGCTTGGAATCTCTTCCCGTATTGGTGGACCTTGCCGATCCAGGGAGTCGTGGTCGGTTACATCACGAACTGGGTCGCTCTTACGATGATCTTTCGTCCCCTCTATGAAAAGAAGATGGGACCGATCCGTTATCAAGGACTCTTTTTAAAGCGACAAGAAGACGTTTCCAAAAAGTATTCGAACGTGTTCGCGACTCAAGTGTTGACCGCGAGAAACGTTCTCGAAGAGATTCTTTACAAACGCGCCGCGCGTTCGCTCGTCGAAACCATCCAAACCGAAACGGAAGAAGCAGCGAAACGTCTTCATCTGGGCGGAGGATTGGATTCCGAAACGAGCAACGAGAATTCCGAATTCGAAACCACGAAGAAGGAAGTCATCACAAAGGTTTCCGAAACTCTCGCGAATAGTTCGAACAAACTCGAAACGTATATGGGAAGAGCGATGTCCATCGAGAACAATATGTTCAAACGAATGAAGGACCTTCCGCCGGAAGAATTCGAACCGATTCTCCGTTCCGCGTTTCAAGAAGACGAATACGTTCTCATTCTCATCGGATCGGTGTTAGGCGCCGTTGTCGGTTTGATCCAAGGGCTTTACATGCTCTACATCTCTTAA
- a CDS encoding PAS domain-containing hybrid sensor histidine kinase/response regulator — translation MTALRSDSNFLILNAEGEVVTWSFYPPFQDFSKNLENQIHPSLWNWKEKGSWEKLWKEARSSKEKAPFYKIVYGNSPKETFEIEIRILPSGQNHILILFFTDSASSSLEPPSLFLKDAELRSMIFQKSGNAILLVHPQNDSILEVNQTALQYFEIKAASEIVGETFIDLLAEGFSPDEYDVRKRKILSGEPSSWEMEFKTFQNRKFWGNVSFRILTSDQNEIILVQIKDITDKIQARRSLVEQSRIIAEHEANLNAIIENSEAMIWSLDKDYKLLIFNSQFKTVMRDYFHREITPGLNVFQAEVPPDIVLYWKDFYDRALAGERFSVTRSRPNQDGTFVFSELSFYPIRNQNDEITGVSAISVDITDKKLAEEKFRLLFERSSEPHVLYDDSGIFECNPATLNMLRCHDKKLILGQHPSRFSAEVQGESKKESLHEFESLALKRGSYTFERVYRRFNGEEFSTEVTLTPMMIHQKRVFLAVWHEITERKVYEDSLKRAKETAEAASKAKTDFLAMMSHEIRTPLNGVIGTVSLLEGTSLNTEQKEYLDIIKSSGQNLLILLNDILDLSRIESGQLKLEMQPVSPEKLSVDVCNLFRSMAEEKGLVIESRISSQVPGWIISDPYRLRQILMNLLGNSVKFTEKGKIQLNVEAEKFPNDKLRLIFRVQDTGIGIEEEKLELLFKAFSQVDSSTTRRYGGSGLGLTISKKLAELMKGEIIVKSQVGRGSEFSLSLITERLDYKIPMGVQELHSKNLATTAILSIQDYALREQIKKFCERNGFSVRLTRTAKETIKTIGEEERIGIFLTDLNFPDMTLPEVLDELKSKNPSLKLTIILFMEKELKDSYHLVTERLFNRPGFKIFMMFKPILLDELSKNFEKAFPTMVRKEEAQGENKKPLSERIPLKILLVEDNVINQKIALRLLGKLGYKVDTALNGVEAIDNLKNQNYDLIFMDIQMPEMDGYEATFHIRKDFVETKPVIVAMTANAMEGDKEKCLRAGMDAYIPKPIQIQDIESTIVLLFQS, via the coding sequence ATGACCGCATTACGATCTGATTCTAATTTTCTAATTTTGAATGCAGAGGGGGAAGTTGTAACCTGGAGCTTTTATCCTCCGTTTCAGGATTTCTCCAAGAATTTAGAAAATCAGATTCACCCGTCCCTTTGGAACTGGAAAGAAAAAGGTTCTTGGGAAAAACTATGGAAAGAAGCCCGTTCCTCCAAAGAAAAAGCTCCGTTTTACAAGATCGTATATGGAAATTCGCCAAAGGAAACTTTCGAAATCGAAATTCGGATTCTTCCGTCGGGACAAAATCACATTCTAATATTGTTTTTTACGGATTCTGCATCTTCTTCTCTCGAGCCTCCCAGCCTTTTTTTAAAAGACGCCGAACTCCGTTCGATGATCTTTCAAAAATCCGGGAACGCAATCCTGCTCGTCCATCCGCAGAACGACTCGATTTTGGAGGTCAACCAGACCGCTCTTCAATATTTTGAAATCAAAGCGGCTTCGGAAATCGTAGGCGAGACTTTTATCGATTTGTTAGCGGAAGGATTCTCCCCCGATGAATACGATGTCCGAAAAAGAAAGATCCTGTCGGGCGAACCTTCGTCCTGGGAGATGGAATTCAAAACGTTTCAAAACCGCAAATTCTGGGGAAACGTCTCGTTTCGGATTTTGACCTCGGACCAAAACGAAATCATTCTCGTTCAGATCAAAGATATCACGGATAAAATCCAAGCGAGAAGATCTCTGGTGGAACAGTCCAGAATCATCGCGGAACACGAAGCGAACTTAAATGCGATCATAGAGAATTCCGAAGCGATGATCTGGTCCCTCGATAAAGATTATAAATTACTAATATTCAATTCTCAATTCAAAACCGTGATGCGGGATTACTTTCATCGGGAAATTACGCCGGGCCTCAACGTCTTTCAAGCGGAAGTTCCACCCGATATCGTCCTTTACTGGAAAGACTTTTACGATCGAGCGCTTGCCGGAGAACGATTCAGCGTCACCAGATCCAGACCGAATCAGGACGGGACTTTCGTTTTCAGCGAACTTTCCTTTTATCCGATCAGAAATCAAAACGACGAAATCACGGGCGTCAGCGCGATTTCCGTGGACATCACCGACAAAAAACTCGCCGAAGAAAAATTCAGACTTCTTTTCGAACGTTCCAGCGAACCGCACGTTCTGTACGACGATTCGGGAATTTTCGAATGCAATCCCGCAACGCTCAATATGTTGCGTTGTCACGATAAAAAACTCATTTTAGGACAACACCCTTCCCGCTTTTCCGCTGAGGTTCAGGGAGAATCCAAAAAGGAAAGTCTGCACGAATTCGAATCTCTCGCATTAAAACGAGGCTCTTATACGTTCGAGCGCGTTTATAGACGCTTTAACGGCGAGGAATTCTCCACCGAAGTGACTTTGACTCCGATGATGATCCATCAAAAGCGCGTATTCCTCGCGGTCTGGCACGAAATCACGGAACGAAAAGTATATGAGGATTCTCTAAAGCGCGCCAAGGAGACCGCCGAGGCGGCGTCCAAGGCGAAGACCGATTTCTTGGCGATGATGAGCCACGAGATTCGAACTCCTCTCAACGGAGTGATCGGAACCGTGAGTCTTTTGGAAGGAACTTCGCTCAACACGGAACAGAAGGAATATCTGGACATCATCAAATCCAGCGGTCAAAATCTACTCATTTTGTTAAACGACATTCTGGATCTTTCCCGCATCGAGTCCGGTCAGCTCAAACTGGAGATGCAACCGGTTTCCCCGGAAAAACTCAGCGTGGACGTCTGCAATTTGTTCCGCTCCATGGCGGAGGAAAAAGGGCTCGTGATCGAATCGAGGATTTCTTCCCAGGTTCCGGGTTGGATCATCTCCGATCCGTACCGGCTCAGACAGATTCTGATGAATCTGCTCGGCAACTCCGTGAAGTTCACCGAAAAAGGAAAAATCCAACTGAACGTAGAAGCCGAAAAATTTCCGAACGACAAACTCAGATTGATCTTCCGCGTGCAGGACACGGGCATCGGGATCGAAGAGGAAAAGCTCGAACTTCTTTTCAAAGCGTTCAGCCAAGTGGATTCCTCCACCACTCGGAGATACGGGGGCTCTGGTCTCGGTCTGACCATCAGTAAAAAATTAGCGGAGTTGATGAAAGGCGAAATCATCGTTAAAAGTCAGGTAGGCCGCGGTTCCGAATTTTCCCTTTCGCTGATTACGGAAAGGCTCGATTATAAAATCCCGATGGGGGTTCAGGAACTGCATTCCAAAAACCTCGCGACGACCGCGATCCTTTCGATTCAAGACTACGCGCTTCGGGAACAGATCAAAAAGTTCTGCGAAAGAAACGGTTTTTCCGTTCGGCTCACAAGAACCGCCAAGGAAACGATCAAGACGATCGGAGAAGAGGAACGAATCGGAATTTTTCTCACCGATTTGAATTTTCCGGACATGACCTTACCGGAAGTTTTGGACGAACTCAAAAGTAAGAACCCTTCCCTCAAACTCACGATCATTCTTTTTATGGAAAAAGAACTGAAGGATTCGTATCATCTCGTTACGGAACGTCTGTTCAACCGGCCCGGTTTTAAGATATTTATGATGTTCAAACCCATCCTCTTGGACGAACTCAGTAAAAATTTCGAAAAGGCGTTTCCCACCATGGTTCGTAAGGAGGAAGCGCAGGGAGAAAATAAAAAACCCCTTTCGGAACGGATTCCTCTCAAGATCCTTTTAGTGGAGGATAACGTCATCAATCAGAAGATCGCCCTTCGTCTTTTGGGAAAATTGGGATACAAAGTCGATACTGCGTTAAACGGCGTCGAGGCGATCGACAACCTCAAAAATCAAAACTACGATCTGATCTTTATGGATATTCAAATGCCGGAGATGGACGGCTACGAGGCTACGTTCCATATCCGCAAGGATTTTGTCGAAACGAAACCGGTGATCGTTGCGATGACGGCTAACGCGATGGAAGGAGATAAGGAAAAATGCCTCCGCGCCGGAATGGACGCCTATATTCCGAAACCGATCCAGATCCAGGACATAGAATCCACGATCGTTCTTCTCTTTCAGTCCTGA
- a CDS encoding Crp/Fnr family transcriptional regulator, with the protein MQHTKEEILKEIYLFSNFTEDELAAIAEKTEYKVYEQGDAIFHEGNEAKAFFVVIYGTLKVLTSTEKGDDVNVTTIATGDHFGELPFLDPGKRSASVEAMERSELLRIPYDHLKAVFEKDSKASLKFYQAISHFLAKRLRMLTHDLTYARELRKRFTI; encoded by the coding sequence ATGCAACATACAAAAGAAGAAATTTTAAAAGAGATCTATCTTTTCTCTAATTTTACGGAAGACGAATTAGCCGCGATCGCGGAAAAGACCGAATACAAAGTGTACGAACAGGGAGACGCGATCTTCCACGAAGGCAACGAGGCGAAAGCATTTTTCGTCGTCATCTACGGAACCTTAAAAGTGCTGACCTCCACCGAAAAGGGGGATGACGTCAACGTTACCACGATCGCAACCGGAGATCATTTCGGAGAACTTCCGTTTTTGGATCCGGGAAAACGTTCCGCTTCGGTCGAAGCGATGGAGCGTTCCGAGCTTTTGAGAATTCCATACGATCATCTCAAAGCGGTCTTTGAAAAAGATTCCAAAGCATCCTTGAAATTCTATCAGGCGATTTCCCATTTCTTGGCAAAACGCTTGCGAATGCTGACTCACGATTTGACATACGCGAGAGAACTTAGAAAACGATTCACGATCTAA
- a CDS encoding alpha/beta fold hydrolase, whose protein sequence is MKNSVSASGPRSISKPLQIPIGNGEHLAAEVYGKFPLPKNSSAPVICIHGLTGNLKNFAPLARDLVKQGLTVIAYDLKGRGKSSKPRSPYSHESHADDLKSMLDFLKIEKANLLAHSLGCWISLAFGKKYPDQTGKLCLIDGGGQLSLKRKLSNLLMIQESLKRLGRIFPSRETYLQLAKESPILGSWNEDVETFLNYELEEVDGSGNGRAGFQCSIPKYVIDSELSSMGGAMNPWEIPIRLIKNPIASFRTFKKAKALPYSQIVSPVLVIRAGKPNFRKGDELLPDTAISLFQKELKSSVYLTLPDKNHYEAILTPDLKRDETIAWFFRTYKG, encoded by the coding sequence ATGAAGAATTCAGTCTCCGCTTCCGGTCCCCGATCGATTTCAAAACCGTTACAAATCCCGATCGGAAACGGAGAACACTTGGCCGCCGAAGTCTACGGCAAATTCCCTCTTCCCAAAAATTCTTCCGCTCCCGTGATCTGCATTCACGGGTTGACCGGAAATCTCAAAAACTTCGCTCCTCTCGCGCGCGATCTCGTCAAACAAGGGTTAACCGTAATCGCATACGATTTGAAAGGAAGGGGAAAATCATCAAAACCTCGTTCTCCCTATTCTCACGAATCGCATGCGGACGATTTAAAGTCTATGTTGGATTTTTTGAAAATCGAAAAAGCCAATCTTCTCGCACATTCGCTCGGTTGTTGGATTTCTCTTGCCTTTGGAAAGAAATATCCGGATCAAACCGGAAAACTTTGTCTGATCGACGGAGGCGGACAACTTTCCCTAAAACGAAAACTTTCCAATCTTCTGATGATTCAAGAATCTCTGAAACGCCTGGGAAGAATCTTTCCGTCACGGGAAACGTATCTCCAACTCGCGAAAGAATCCCCGATTCTCGGATCTTGGAACGAAGACGTGGAAACCTTTTTGAACTACGAATTGGAAGAAGTCGACGGAAGCGGCAACGGACGAGCCGGTTTTCAATGCAGCATCCCGAAATACGTGATCGACTCCGAACTTTCCAGCATGGGAGGCGCGATGAATCCTTGGGAGATTCCGATTCGTTTAATCAAGAATCCGATTGCAAGTTTTCGAACATTCAAAAAAGCGAAAGCGCTTCCCTACTCTCAAATCGTCTCTCCCGTGCTTGTGATTCGCGCGGGCAAACCGAATTTCAGAAAGGGAGACGAACTCCTTCCCGATACGGCGATCTCCCTCTTTCAAAAAGAATTAAAATCCTCCGTCTATCTGACGCTTCCGGACAAAAATCATTACGAAGCCATCCTAACTCCCGATCTCAAACGGGACGAGACCATCGCCTGGTTTTTTCGTACATACAAAGGCTAA
- a CDS encoding sensor histidine kinase, translating to MNPPNANSSPEDSDPDSEGSLTVSILVSKNGEIRSIDSGIIKRLGYESFHRLTGADLFEHWDLFRNRTFPWNGTVFLLDPRKVGIPFAASAELLSEELILIHFSDPQVTQRLEEQFFQIFHKNLAIKLIIDVETGRLVNVSDSALEFYGYSREEFLKLKINDVNILDPEEVKAEMLKASSENRLYFNFIHRLKSGELRDVEVFSGPISINGRIHLYSIIHDVTERNLTQKRMQESLKEKELMLQEIHHRVKNNLQIVSSLLSLHSEFKEDPYLQKVLRECELRVKSMALVHEELYRSDNLAKVDLKSYCFSLSSNLLSVYGQAGKIRFHNLENSFFISIDRAIPIGLILNELLTNSLKYAFGDQERGEIFLDLKNADGCVELEYRDTGTGFNLNQAQNKQSGLGLKLIDMLSMQLHAKLFFQAENGFFLRMHFSGWKD from the coding sequence ATGAATCCGCCAAACGCAAATTCTTCGCCGGAAGATTCCGATCCCGATTCGGAGGGATCTCTCACCGTTTCCATTCTGGTTTCCAAAAACGGGGAAATACGTTCGATCGATTCGGGAATTATAAAACGACTCGGTTACGAATCGTTTCATCGGCTGACGGGAGCGGATCTTTTCGAGCATTGGGATCTTTTTCGAAATCGGACGTTTCCTTGGAACGGGACGGTGTTTCTGCTCGATCCGAGGAAAGTGGGAATTCCGTTCGCGGCCTCCGCAGAATTGTTAAGCGAAGAACTGATTTTGATTCATTTTTCCGATCCGCAAGTTACGCAAAGACTGGAGGAACAATTTTTTCAGATCTTTCATAAGAACCTGGCGATCAAACTCATCATCGACGTAGAAACGGGAAGGCTCGTGAACGTGAGCGACTCGGCTCTCGAATTTTACGGATATTCCCGTGAAGAATTTCTCAAACTGAAAATCAACGACGTGAACATTCTCGATCCGGAAGAAGTGAAAGCGGAAATGCTCAAAGCCAGTTCCGAAAATCGATTGTATTTCAATTTCATTCATCGTTTGAAATCGGGGGAACTTCGCGATGTGGAAGTATTTTCAGGACCGATTTCGATCAACGGAAGAATTCATCTGTATTCGATCATACACGACGTGACCGAACGAAATCTCACTCAGAAACGCATGCAGGAATCCTTGAAGGAAAAGGAATTGATGCTGCAGGAGATTCATCATCGAGTCAAAAACAATCTTCAGATCGTTTCGAGTCTTCTGAGTCTTCATTCCGAATTTAAGGAGGACCCGTATCTGCAAAAGGTTCTACGGGAATGCGAACTTCGGGTCAAGTCCATGGCCCTGGTTCATGAGGAGCTCTACCGATCGGACAATCTCGCAAAGGTGGATCTGAAGAGTTATTGTTTTTCTCTTTCCTCCAATCTTCTTTCCGTGTACGGGCAGGCCGGAAAAATCCGTTTTCACAACTTGGAAAATTCTTTCTTTATTTCCATCGACCGTGCGATTCCGATCGGACTGATTCTCAACGAACTTCTTACCAATTCCTTAAAATACGCGTTCGGAGATCAGGAGCGCGGAGAAATTTTTCTGGATCTGAAAAACGCGGACGGCTGCGTGGAGTTGGAATACCGGGACACGGGAACCGGATTCAATCTGAATCAGGCGCAAAATAAACAAAGCGGGTTAGGGCTCAAACTCATCGACATGCTTTCCATGCAGCTTCACGCGAAACTTTTCTTTCAAGCGGAGAACGGATTTTTTCTCCGAATGCATTTCTCCGGATGGAAAGACTAA
- a CDS encoding alpha/beta fold hydrolase, giving the protein MKSKFSSFPFLFSFRLIPSFLVLLFLLSSCTKLLVGGGLFYERNQSDVERKEIQVGGYRWTYLEGGQGETIVLIHGFGGDKDNWTRFVRTLTPSYHVIIPDLPGFGENERKPEDEYSILTQVSRLNEFTKAIGLEKFHIIGNSMGGSISGVYSATYPERVLTLALVDSAGVKSPITSELGTYLAQGKNPLVAKNEEDFDFLMKFIFVKPPYIPGFLKSYFSDKAIANQDFNAKIYSEIRSQLNALEERLGKIQARTWIVWGDTDRVIHISASDLMLKGIKNSKRTILKDCGHSPQLERPTELAELYQKFLKEE; this is encoded by the coding sequence ATGAAATCGAAATTCTCTTCTTTCCCTTTCTTGTTTTCCTTCAGACTCATCCCCTCGTTTCTCGTACTTCTTTTTCTTCTTTCCTCTTGCACCAAACTGCTCGTAGGCGGCGGACTCTTTTACGAAAGAAATCAATCCGACGTTGAGAGAAAGGAAATTCAAGTCGGCGGTTATCGTTGGACGTATTTGGAGGGAGGACAAGGAGAAACGATCGTGTTGATTCACGGTTTCGGCGGGGACAAGGACAATTGGACTCGGTTTGTCCGAACCCTTACGCCTTCGTATCACGTGATCATCCCCGATCTTCCGGGTTTCGGAGAGAACGAAAGAAAACCCGAGGATGAATATTCGATCTTAACGCAGGTTTCCCGTTTGAACGAATTCACGAAGGCGATCGGATTAGAAAAGTTTCATATCATTGGAAATTCGATGGGCGGTTCCATAAGCGGCGTGTATTCGGCGACGTATCCGGAGCGAGTTCTTACTTTGGCGTTGGTCGATTCGGCCGGAGTCAAATCTCCGATCACCAGCGAATTGGGAACCTATCTCGCGCAAGGGAAGAATCCTCTCGTTGCGAAAAACGAAGAAGATTTCGATTTTCTAATGAAGTTTATCTTCGTAAAACCCCCGTATATCCCCGGTTTTTTAAAAAGTTATTTTTCTGACAAGGCGATCGCCAATCAGGATTTTAACGCGAAAATTTATTCGGAAATCCGTTCGCAGCTGAACGCTCTTGAAGAAAGACTCGGAAAAATTCAGGCGAGAACCTGGATCGTCTGGGGAGACACGGATCGTGTGATTCATATCAGCGCTTCCGACTTGATGCTCAAGGGAATCAAAAATTCCAAACGAACGATACTCAAAGACTGCGGTCATAGTCCTCAATTGGAACGTCCGACCGAATTGGCGGAACTATATCAGAAATTTCTAAAGGAAGAATGA
- a CDS encoding sensor histidine kinase, with product MEPLPITEERYRLLFDLSRDGVAVHSEGKILRANDALVKMLGYDSLEEVLGKPVLQFVHHRSQNVVKQRIQKMNQEGVGVGVLEEEFIRKDGSTLFVEVVASAFFEGERQFVQVIVRDINSRKRAELELERLRTKLQMTRERLLGVIEGTKDSICAVDINFRVIAFNSSFELNFWRLYGKKIEPGNLLPEMILDPLERAVVIENWSRALRGEVYTIERTMRGFVQDVATLEISFSSIRDSSHNLIGATQIIRDITERKRAEEKLKKTLEEKEVMLKEIHHRVKNNLQVVASLLGLQAEHSENDQISQILKECERRIQSMALIHKELYQSENITKIDFYDYLNTLLVSLLHSFGKEKKIEFRISSKPNFVSIETAIPLGLIVNELVTNSLKYAFPNEEKGLISVKLRSDVEESVLEVSDNGIGMPNGFDLGKSESLGLRLVEILSRQLRGKSSFVPADEGKGTKFQVRFKI from the coding sequence ATGGAACCGCTTCCCATTACAGAAGAACGTTATCGTCTGCTTTTCGATCTTTCAAGAGACGGAGTCGCCGTCCATTCGGAAGGGAAAATTCTCCGAGCCAACGATGCTCTCGTAAAGATGCTCGGCTATGATTCCTTGGAAGAGGTTCTCGGTAAACCCGTTCTTCAATTCGTACATCATCGTTCTCAAAATGTCGTAAAACAAAGAATCCAAAAGATGAATCAGGAGGGCGTGGGCGTCGGAGTTCTTGAAGAGGAATTCATCCGAAAGGACGGCTCCACCTTGTTCGTCGAAGTCGTTGCGAGCGCGTTTTTCGAAGGAGAGCGTCAGTTCGTGCAGGTCATCGTGCGCGACATCAATTCACGCAAACGCGCCGAACTCGAACTGGAAAGACTTCGCACCAAGCTGCAGATGACTCGGGAGCGTTTGCTCGGAGTCATCGAAGGAACCAAAGATTCCATCTGCGCGGTGGACATCAACTTTCGGGTGATCGCGTTTAATTCTTCCTTTGAGCTGAACTTCTGGAGGCTTTACGGAAAAAAAATCGAGCCCGGAAATCTTCTCCCGGAAATGATTCTGGATCCGTTGGAAAGAGCGGTCGTGATCGAGAACTGGAGCCGCGCGCTTCGCGGAGAAGTTTATACGATCGAAAGAACGATGCGCGGTTTTGTTCAGGATGTGGCGACGCTGGAAATCAGCTTTAGTTCGATCCGGGATTCTTCGCACAATCTAATCGGCGCGACGCAGATCATTCGCGACATCACGGAACGGAAACGGGCGGAAGAAAAGCTCAAAAAAACTTTGGAAGAAAAGGAAGTGATGCTGAAGGAGATTCATCATCGCGTAAAAAACAATCTTCAGGTAGTCGCGAGTCTTTTGGGTTTGCAGGCGGAACATTCCGAGAACGATCAGATCTCTCAGATTCTCAAGGAATGCGAGCGCAGAATCCAATCGATGGCTCTCATCCACAAGGAACTCTATCAATCCGAGAATATTACAAAAATCGATTTTTATGATTATCTAAACACTCTTCTCGTGAGTCTTCTTCATTCTTTCGGTAAGGAAAAGAAAATCGAATTCCGGATTTCGTCCAAACCAAATTTCGTTTCGATCGAAACCGCGATTCCTTTGGGATTGATCGTAAACGAACTCGTGACCAATTCCCTCAAATACGCCTTCCCGAACGAAGAGAAAGGTCTGATCTCCGTTAAACTCAGAAGCGACGTGGAAGAATCCGTTTTGGAAGTAAGCGACAACGGGATCGGTATGCCGAACGGGTTCGATCTCGGCAAATCGGAATCCTTGGGGCTGCGGCTCGTCGAAATTCTTTCCAGACAATTGAGAGGAAAGTCTTCGTTCGTTCCGGCGGACGAAGGCAAAGGAACCAAATTCCAAGTTCGATTTAAAATTTAA